acttacagtcatgtgtgcatacattctacgtatgggtggtcccagggatcgattCCTCACTAAGCATGTCTAAGAGACATGTCAgttctacacaatacatttctatctgatcACCACCCAGGACAGCACCTTTCTTTTTGTCTGATTTGGACAGAGCTAGTCATCTTCACCCTGGTTATCCACAATGAGGACATGAGTCCACTAACTTCTATTATGTTACCAGATAACATCAGTTTAAGGCAGATAATAATGTTTAAAGGCAGAAAGGAAGATGCATATCTTCATGTTGATATCAAATGTAACAAATTGCTTGGATTGTTTAGTAATTGTTGCAGTAATATGAGTCAAGAGGTGGGGTGCAAGTTGTCCTGAACCCTGGCCTGATGGTGTCCCATTGGAGTGGTAGGTAGGTGTCACTCCCCATTGGCCCAGGGAAAGATGTTCTCTCCATAACAGTTGAGGTTAGAATTTGGGCGTTGGGCAATCTGGTCCAAGATCTGTGGTTAAGGGCAACTTCTACCCAGAGCTGTGTGAGCCTGTCTCCATGCCTGGCATTCCTTCCAGTTCAGTAGCTGACCGGCGCTGATGAGACTGTGCAACACTACACTGCAGTCCTGAGTGTAGTAGCTGTTATGAACcaatctgaaatggcaccctattccctatatagtacagcaCTTTTGGCCATTGGACTCTAtccagaagtagtgcactatgtagggaacataCGGCCACCATTTGGGTTTAAATCACAAGTCTCTATGACACGTACTCCTTCAGCAGCTGGCCGGCTATCACCAGTCTCTGGATCTCACTGGTGCCTTCATAGATCTCAGTGATTCGCGCGTCACGGTAGTGCCTCTCCGCTGGCATGTCTGTCACGTAACCCATTCCCCCAAGAACCTGGATTGACTGGTGGCCGCAGAAGGTAGCAGCCTCAGACGCTGCTAGTTTGGCCATCGCTGCTTCCTTGGTGAAGGGTTTCTTGGCATCTTTTAGCATTGCAGCCTTCCAGGTGAGGAGACGAGCACTTTCAacagctacagccatgtctgccAGCTTGAACTGTACAGCCTGCAGCTTGCCAATGGGCGCGCCGAAGGCGGTGCGTTTGTGAGCGTAGTCCGCAGCACAGTCCAGAGCAGCCTGAGCAATACCCAGGGCCTGGGAAGCTATACCTATACGCCCACTGTCCAGGGTTTGCATGGCTATCTTGAAGCCAGATCCTCGTGGCCCCAGCATGTTGCCCAGGGGTATCCTACAGTCCTCCAGGATGAGGTTGGCCGTGGAGGTTGCTCTGATGCCCAGCTTGTCCTCCTTCTTCCCCAGGGACAGGCCAGGATGGGGCATGGGCACCAGGAATACACTGATACCCTTGTGTTTGAGTGACTTGTCAGTGGTAGCGAATATAACAGTAGCCGAAGCATCCCAGCTGTTGGTAATCCAGGCTTTAGTCCCGTTCAacacccactcctctccctcctgtctggcTAACGTAGACGCTGCGCCTGCATCACTACCATTACCTGGTTCACTCAGAGCGAAGCAGCCAACTTTCTCTCCAG
The sequence above is a segment of the Oncorhynchus gorbuscha isolate QuinsamMale2020 ecotype Even-year linkage group LG16, OgorEven_v1.0, whole genome shotgun sequence genome. Coding sequences within it:
- the LOC124000186 gene encoding short-chain specific acyl-CoA dehydrogenase, mitochondrial-like, with the protein product MGVMAIEVPEALGGAGMDYLAYSLAVEEISRGCGSTGCVVSVNNSLYIGPILKFGTQKQKEQWITPFTTGEKVGCFALSEPGNGSDAGAASTLARQEGEEWVLNGTKAWITNSWDASATVIFATTDKSLKHKGISVFLVPMPHPGLSLGKKEDKLGIRATSTANLILEDCRIPLGNMLGPRGSGFKIAMQTLDSGRIGIASQALGIAQAALDCAADYAHKRTAFGAPIGKLQAVQFKLADMAVAVESARLLTWKAAMLKDAKKPFTKEAAMAKLAASEAATFCGHQSIQVLGGMGYVTDMPAERHYRDARITEIYEGTSEIQRLVIAGQLLKEYVS